The segment AGGTACATCATTTACCTGTCGCAAGACTCTCAAGTCCTCATTATGGTGCAGGCATGGCGTAGGAACCCTACaaaattgttgaatgaataaaagtcCCAATACTAATGCTTATGAACAGTAACAAAAGTACTGAATAGAAACTTAATATCACAACCTGTAGAAACAAGGTGTTTCCTactttaagtatttattgagtaaacACTAAGAGCTAGGCAGAATCTAGACAACCAGGCCTATCAGTGAACAAGGGACAGAAATGCCTGCCCTTAGGGAGCTTTCATTCATGTTATTTGAATAACCagggaaaataaatacaaaatgaatcagaTAAGAGGAGGTTAAATGTTATGGAAGAAGACTGGGGTAAAAGGAGAATCCGATGTTATTAGTGTGTTTAAATGGTGGCCAGGAGAGTTCCTGTTGAACCACGACATGGCCGAACCCCTCAGAAGCATTCCTTGTCAGGAAAGAGGGTGCAAAGGCCTACAGAGGAAGCAGGGAGGCTGGAAGGAGAGGCAGGGTCACAGACTGGGTTCTCCAGGTCATATGACCTGTGTTTTCACCCAGTGACAAGGCAGACTTACTTATGGTTTATAGTCAAAAGATCAAACATCAACCTACCACAGTTTTTAAACAAtctaaaagaatgaagaaagactATCCAGTGGTGCTAGCggtgaagaatccccctgccaatgcgggagacgcaagagatgctggtttgatccctgggtcaggaagatccccctggaggatgaaatggcaacccactccagtattcctgcctggaaaattccatggacagagaagctgggtggccaaacagtccacggggtagcagaagagtcagatataacagcacacgtgcacacacacaatggcTGGGAAGCCTAAAGACCACTGCAGATACACTCAATcaagtttcaaatattttatttccttattcatacagtatgaagtttcctaaAGATCCCACAACATGATGTTTCATgcagaagaaaaactaaacattcaacATAAAccatccccccgccccacccacccacacacactaaaaaaaaaaaaaagaaaaaaccctcatTCCCCAGTAAGGAAATAATGTTTGCACTATTTTTTCTGTAACGCCAGCCAAGATATGCACAAGCAAGAGAAATAGAAAGCATTTGCTAAAATATCTGTAACAAATACTTATGTacaaaaaattcacaaaagacGAGCTCCCCTCTTGAAGCAGAGCACATGGCGGTTGACACTGGAACAGATCAAGCCACTGGCTGGGGTTGTGAGCCACGCACTCATCCAGAGGGAGAAGTTACAGGTGGAGATTTTCAGTTTGAACGTTAACATTTCCAAAGTTTGGCaacattatgttttaaaattatgcaaattATGTAAACAAGAGGTACATTTTAAATTGATCTACATGCAAAACTCCATGTCATGCAAGGACACCAAGCACCGGGATTTCTCTCACAGACAGAGCCCATGGCGTGCAGCACTCAGTTGAAGGAACAGCGGTGGCAGGCGGGCGTGCCCAAAATTAAGATGCTTTCAACCTTGATTCAACCTGCCCTTCCCCACTCAGAGTATAAAACCAATTTTCTACAAAATCTATTATAGGGAAAGACTACAGTCCTACAAAGCTAACCAGAATGTTTTCTTCCAGCCAATAGTACCTTTGCAGAAAAGGGAAGGGATAATAACATCAATTGGCGGAGCGTGATACACTACTTTTAAATCACACAAAGTATCAAGTTACCCGAGACATCTTCGGGCAAAGGAAGAACACCATCATGCACTCTCTATGCCTTGTGGTAAAGAAATTTAAGAGGTATAAATTTGGATATAATTTTGCTCTTCTGTGGCAAACAGTTTAATAAGGTTTCTCCCAGGTAAGTCATATGTAAGTATATGTGGGTGTAtagatacacacatgcacattaaCCATCATCGGTTTTTAGATTAGCTGCAAGTCTTCTgaaacagagaagggaaaattTATGGTTTAAAGGTAAGTTTAATGACAATTTACCATCCATGTAATGAAACATAAACGGATATCCTGAGCTATTACATGATTATTTCCGGAACTcttcattaagtcatgtctgagatCAAATCAGGATTGCCTCACGTAGCTTCTGTCCTTTACGAATAAAAATCACGACGAACTGACACTGACTCAGGGACACCTAATGGACGCAATGGCTCCTAGTGATGAAGTAACAGCAGGAGGCGTAAGCTCTGTGCAGTGACTGCATGAACACAAGAATGAGCTCATGGCAGCGTGCTCGACTCTACTTTCTCCTCAAGCAGAGACGTCATCAAAGCTGCTCAGCAATGAGACACAGTCCCTGGAAATATATCATAGGTATAAATTAAGTTACAAACTCCTTTGTTACAAAAATGTAATCAAGGTAAATAATAAGATGTTAACAAATGCTTTGTCAATCTCTCAAAGGAGAAAGAGCAGGCAAAGGAAAACAGCTGGCCTAACACCCGGCTCAAACTGTACAATCTTCGATCTATATATAAAACTGTGTGAAATAAAAGTAAGGATGTTGAATGTTCTGCTTGGCACTTTTGTActctttatcatttttgtttctgaatCAAGTATATTAAATTAAAGCCAACCTACTACACATATAGAAAgctacatatatctatatataaatatttacatatgtatatatagatacttTCTTGttataaaagatgaagaaaaataaattaaaaagccaaCCCCTTCCCTTTCTTCGCCACATTGATATGCTCTTTTCATGCTGCTGTCCTTCAGCTTTAAAGTGCTACACTGAGTTATTGAGAGAATAAGAGTTCAATAACACTTAGTTGGGCTTCATGAGGCTCATGTTGGAAAATGTGGCTTCACAGAGAAAAATACTTCCATTTAAATACACAGAGAGCATTGCTGGACGTCTTGAGCAGATCTTCAGAGATGGAGAAGAAAGCAAAAGTGTTGGGTGGTACTCTTTACACAAGAGTCACACGTCTACCACCATCTTTTTGTGGATATCTAGGCCGCCTACAACctgaaacagacagaacagaccACACTTGACCAGGTTTGAGGGACTCCGTTGCACCAGTCTAACCACCCTACCAAAACTGCAGTTTAAAAAAGCATACTACTTTAGCCATTTCCAGAAgctgctcttctttttttaaaacttgcacTGCCTTTTGTTAGAATTTTCAGGGCTTCTTGCTCCCAGGATAACAAGCATTTTCTTGCGCTCTAACACAAGAGATGGCATATTTTTCCGTAAAGGACTAGGCAGGAAGTATTTTAAGCTTTGTAGGCCATGTATAGTTTCTATtaaatttccttcttccttttttttttttttaaacaacacttTCAAGtgtaaaaaaacttttttagctcaaaaatataaaaaataggcTACCGGTAGGATTTGGCCCACTCTTTCCTTTGCATTTTGACATAGACTTCAGTAATTTAGTATCAAATGTTAACTAGGTGTTACTATAAAAACTATCAAAAATCAAATACGGGCTTCACTGTCACTCTATTCTAGAATGTATCAAAAAGTAATGAATAAAATTTTCTGCACATTGCTCTTCCATGGGGTCAACTACATGTAGAGTTGTTACAGACACCTCTGTGAAACATGGCAATGTCGAAGTGAGATTACCTGTAGCATTATTTGGGGATAACTTTTATTACGCAAAACCTACATAAAATAAGCAAACCATAAAGGTTAACAGCTTGGTCAATTTTCAGAGTGATGACCCAAGTAACCAGCACCCAGGGCATCACCACGGCTCTTCTgcgacccccctcccaccactaCCTCCCTCCTCCCAAGCCACACCTACACAGAACTAGTCACTACGACTTAACACCACGGATTAGTGTGATCTGTTTTTACACACTTTACAAATGAAATCTTTCATGTCTGTCTTGTTTCACTCAACattatgtttgtgagattcatccatgttgtacgTAGTTGCATCTGCTactatttttgaactttttaatttttatttgaaaaataaagcttaaaCAGCCAGCTAGTTCTACAACTCCTGTCAATGAAAACAGCCATTTGCTATCCTGtcctcaaatttcattttttacttagCAGCAATCATTCAGAATTTTCAGCTGATGTTCAGTATTTGCCTAGAAGACTCCAAATAACATTCCTACATTGCTTCTTCTTAGATTTCAAGTTTTAGATATTATCCATCAACTTCCCatcacaggagatgcagctttcacttccacacacacacacctctctccTTCATCTCCTATCCTACATCATCTCCTACCCCACACACTTCCCACCTCTCCCATGCTTCAAagagctgcatttttttttattagacaGAAATTCAGCCTTTTATTTATGACTACATAAAATACTACTTATAGCAGAAGAGAACTGTGTACTATGATTACTTTTGCTTCCCTGCATATTTGCTTTGCTACAGTTAATAACTGATCTTTTTCTTCACTGGGTGTTCTATGCATTTATCATTAATTCAACACTAAACTTTGCTCTAAAGGCACTCAGATGTATTGTATCAAGCTAtcgattttattattttcaaatcacTCCCAGAGTTTTTGGACTTACTCCCATCCAGGTTTGGCATCCATGGATCCTCCTAGAGATGGCTTTCTCTCCCGCCTGACCCTCTGAGCTTCCTATATCTCACGCTGACTTCTTTTTTTGATTTATAACCTTTTCATAGTGGGAGCACATTTTCTAGTACTTTCCCAAAAAGGGAGGAGGACTTGCAAACCTGAAAACGTCTGATTCTATCATCCAGTTTGAGTTTACTGAGAATTCTTGTTTTGTCTTCTATTTTCCAAGTTGCTAAGTGAGAAATCTGTCACCATTACGATTCTTGACTCTCTGTATGAAGCCCTTCCCCTATGCCTCTACCTTAGCTCTTTGGAAGCCTGTAAACcatctctttgttttaaaatttcatgacaATGTACCAAGGCCcagattatttttatatactatgcTGGGTACTTGGTACCCAGTTTCCTTTCAGGCAAGGAAACTCATTACTTTTGATTCTGAGAtaattttctgattcatttttgATGATTTCCTTCCCTCCAATTTCTTTCTGGGATCTAACATTTGGATGTTAGACCTCCTAAGATGAATCCCAACATTTAAATTTCCTAGAGCTCTTTTATACATTGTCTAATTTTTGTTTCAAAGATCTAATACATTATATCCCTGAGGGTAATAATGACAGATTTCTGTTCtacttttaaagtgtttattgccCTTGCATAGCCTGCTTCAGCATGCTTCTTTTTCAGGTTTGAGTTCATCTCTGTAATCTGTATCAGAGGTTTTCCTTGAATGTCTGGTGATCCTAGGCTCTCTCCTCATGTGGAAAGTGCCGCCCCCGAGCCTCCGTGCACAGGGCAGGGCTGTTGACTGCGCGCTGCTCTTTGAACAACTGGGTAAACACCATGTCTAAAGGTCACCTTTCCCAAACAGGGCTTTCCCCACCTCTTGCCTAGAGGGTACAAGTGTAGCTGCCAGGGAATCAAGTAAGAGAAGAAGGCTGGAGGTGTCAAAATGCAAATATGCTGTTCTTCACTTAATTCCATCCCCtgccccccgccacacacacacacacacacacacacacacacacaccccgagcCCTATTTCACTCTTGCCAATCTCcactacaatgcaggagagactGAAGAGAGTCAGGAAGGAGATCTTGTGTTCCACATGCTTCTTAGACAGACTTAAGCCATTCTCCTGTTAGCCCCCCTTCACACCCACTTTCAGTCATGTCCCCACTTTCTGAGCCTTTCAGGAGTTCCACATTATAAACCAAGCTGCTTCTCCGCTTTCCTAGTTGACAGCTTAGAATTTTCACTCCTGTCTGCTAGCCACTCAACTTTATAAATTACCAAACTGAGTGACCATCCTCTCCGCTATTCTCTGGTCCTTGTGGGTTTATAACCTTTTCTTTTTAACCCATTTAATTTCAGTGAAGTTTTCAAAGGATACAAAAGTAAATACATGGGTCAATCCATCAACGTTAATCCTGTCACTGATCATTTATAAGATTTGCGTACAGTTAAGTGTTCTGAAAATATTAGAACAGATACGTAGTGTGTGATCTTTTGAGATAACTCTCTTCTCTCTGTTACAGcttaagaaaacagaataaagagaaCTCAATAAAGCCCAAGATATGAGCCTGATAAATGTTaccaaaagttggcttaatatacaaacattttcattcattcctgaACTATGCCCTCCAAAAATACAAGTAAGGGCAATTTATCACAAAGgctgaaaaataaactcaaagctCAGCTTAAGCCTTCAGCGTACAAAGCATAATTTTTATACCTAGGGGATGTATTTCCTTCCACTAGTAAAGTGATTTACATGTAATTTTAAGTTACAGTTTATATTTACTAAATGCAAATAGTCTTCACTTATACACATCCCTTCACGTCACTCCAGCCAAGttcctcatttttgttttgttccctcaagtcttggaatttttttcttttttccctacttTTGAAAACTGGCTGCTATCTATGATGCCATTACCAGGCTAGTCTCATGTCACGCACACTCCGATGCCTGCCCACGGGAGTCGTCTGGCAACAGTGGAGGAGGCGTGGCAGAGGGAGAGGACGCACCTGCAGCAGCACCCCCGGCACTGGTTCCCATCCCAGGAGTTCAGCCTCTCTAACTCTCTTCCAAGGAGAACTAGCCTGTTCTTTAACTAGAGCACCACCCTACTTTTTTGAAACACAATGCAAAGATCTCATTCCCTTGAGATGAAAAAAGATCCTTGAAGTATAATGTGAACTTCTACTTAAAAGCCAAAGTAGCTACTTAAGTCCTTATGTAACATATGACAAGCTAATCTGTTTTCGCTGGTGTCCTTTAagtaaaaaatgaagaggaagaaaaccTTCTATAGAAGCATCCAGTGATGACTGAAAATTTTCACAacgttttattttctttgcatttcctttGGATTGTCCAGCATCTTCAATTTACCGTTAAAACTGCTTATGACACATCAGAAAGTTACTATCTCTGTTTTAGGGGCAGCAGCCACAGAAGAGAAGCAATAAACAGGAAGCTGAGCCAGTGCCCCAGTTCCCACCAACAGCAAGTCCTCCAGGACTTCTCACAACTGCAGGCTATGCCTCTGTGGAGCCCTTGCCCCAGATCACAAAAGCTACCCATAGTAGCTTAGAAAAACAGGAGAGGGGAAAACAAATCACGTCTTTACACTGCCTCGCTGTTGAGTTTGACAGATAGGGACTCCATTTCTGTCATACTTGTGACCAAGCCTCTGAATTCCTAGCTGAAATTCATGAACTCTTATTTCCTACAGAAGTATTTTCAAATAACCTAGCTGTTCACTTGGGAGGCTACCAATAATAAGTAAAAGTGACTAATACCATTGTTGTGGCATTTTATCAGACAATCACTGAGAGTATTAGTTCTTGAGAATAATTAGTAATTAGTAACAGTTACAACAAAGAACACCTGGGGCTATTGGGCAAAATCAAACAAATTTCTAGGGCAAAATATAACTATAAGGAATTCTCTACTAAgtgatattaaaaatgtttttatgaaaCGTAACTAATGAAGAACTAGCTTTTTTGTACTTACAGCACAGAATTCTTCAAAGGATATTCTTCCATCCCCATCCTTATCTGCATTTATTATGGTTTTGTCTACAATTTGCTGTAACTGTGTATCTTTCAGATTGTTCCCCACCATCATCTTTAGCACCTGGAAGAGTTCCCCATTGGAAATATAGCCGTCTTTATCCATGTCGTAGATACGGAAAGCAactaaaaaaaaggaaggaaaaatcaaTGGCAATTGCATGGTAATCACGAACACTgtcaaagaaagagaagatagtAAGTTTCCCAGCATTTAGAATTCTACTATGAGGACAGCTCCTTCCTACATAGAGATGTTGCTTTTAGGTgaaactgggagaaggcaatggcaccccaatccagtactcttgcctggaaaatcccatggacggaggagcctggtaggctgcactccatggggtcgataagagtcggacacgactgagcgacttcactttcacttttcactttcatgcattggagaaggaaatggcaacccactccagtgttcttgcctggagaatcccaggggcgggggagcctggtgggctgccgtctatggggtcgcacagagtcggacacgactgaagcgacttagcagcagcagcaggtggttgTGGTTGCAAGTATATGGTCTATGGAGTTAAGACTGCCTGGGACAATTAATATAGCCTAGAGTTTAAGTCATTTACTCTTTCCTAAGCTTCGGTTTCTGCACATATAAAATTGGGGCTAATAACAGTTCTAACCTCCCAGGTTCTttacagcaggggtccccagcctccaggatctaatgcctgatgatctgaggtagagctgatgtaataataataaagtgcccaataaatgtaatgcaacTGAATCATCCCAGACCATTCCCTACCCCCAGTCCATAGAAGAATTATCTTTGACAAAACTGGTTCCTGGTGctgaaaaggttggggactgctgctttaCAGTACTGAGTGAGATAATACACAGTCAAAGACAGCAACTGTTACTACTATTAATACTATTCTCATTTATATCAAGAATTCATTTGCAAAGGAAGTTAGCATATAGCTTGTGCCTCAGAGGACTGTTATTGAACATAATGTCTTTCCAGTTAAGAGccgaatattttaaaaagataccagATGTTCCCTGAAAGAGAGGCAAGCCTACATAAACCAAAATAGTAAACTTCTGGCTAAATAATTCTGAATACAAGTGTAAACGAAGTTAAGCTAATCATATTAAAGCAtttcttctcactttcatgccaatattttatattacttaaCCACAAATGAATATAATccttaaaaactgtgaatcaatTTTGTGTATTGTACACCTAACTTATAAGCAACAATGACacatcattaaaaaatacaaattgcaAATGTCCAAAAAGGATTTTCTCCAGAATGTAAAATTTCTGTTATGTCTACTAAGGATCTAGAATAAAAGATtcctttttagaatattttaaaaggaggTTATAATGTAGTATGGGGTAATGGTCTAAGAGGAAGAATGAACTCAGTGAAGAAAAATACTTACACCTCAACTTCTGTTCCTTATCTCCTTTGACACTGAACTGAGAGACTCCCTCAATGAACTCTgaataagaataaaaaacatttacaaatcagAAGTTTCAATTTTTTACCAAGAAGAACAATATACACACGCTCATGGACACAAACCCTACATGCTCATAACAGAATATCTTCCTGttccaaaagaaaatattactagTGGCATTTACAACTGAAAGAGACAAATTTGAAACAAACAAGTTTCTACATATAATTTGAACCTGGAACTCTCTAAAATCAAATCAACTTCAACaagttgatttatttattattattattattattaattagttGCTACAGAGAATAACACTCAAAAAACATATTCTTTAAGCTATTTAACTCTATATTCTTAGAATATGACTATACAAGAgggcttaaaaaatatttaaatcgtTTAGCAGAAAAAATTGGGAGGTTTCTCGTTCCAAAATTCATAATCATTTACATAAACTGTTTGAAGTTTCCTAACAAATGGTCATTTTTCTTCACTGCTGCTGAACACTAAATCACAACCAGTTTAGACCCCTTCACTTGGACAATTCACTTcttcaaatgaaaataacaaaaactgtTGACTTCCTGATGAAATGAAAGGTTTATTTAAAGTGTAGAATCAAATGGCTGACATTAGCAAAAGCACTACTGTCTTTGTAAAATCTAGATTAACTAAATTAATCCCTTCTATGATAATACTCCTATCCTTCTgacttcagcttttttttttattgctgacttATTGTTAAagtctcattcttttaaaaaagtttttaaaaaatgtggcttctaatattttaagtttctctAAAATTTTCTAACAACAAAAGAAATACTAAATCCCATTTTTTAGATTACCTAAAAGGACACTTCAATCATTTATGTCCCAAAAAGTACAAGGTCTTATTAGTTTATTAAAGTTCATATATCACAGACTTTTAAGTTTTAACAATCTACTATTTTAAGAAAACCAGTACTCAAGGACATTCAAGAAAAAATCAACTTTTCAGACATTTTTGTACATGGAAATGTAAGACTATTCATAGATTATCTAACTTGCAGTTTAACTAAAAGTACTTTCTTACCTTTAAAGTCTACTTCTCCATTCCCATCTGTGTCGAATATATCTATTACTCGCTGTACTAAGGGATTCTGTTGTAACTCAGGTAGAGACATGAACTCTTCCACACTCAAAGAACCAGAATTGTCCAAATCGAGCTTCTTAAATCTCTTTCCtagccttttaatttcatctgcatcaactaaaaacaaacaaaaaggagcaGCACGATTTACCAAATGATTGTATAACTACAAGAAAAAATTCAGCAGTTATCCAATAgtttaattttcaatttaatttagaGTTGAACATACTATGGACTAACTTCttataacaaagaaaatatatcatgAAATTTTTCTCGTTACCTCTTTGCTTGTCTGCACCCGCCATAACATACAACCAACTGTATGCTGAGTACCAAGATATTACAGGATTGACAATGCTAAGCTGATCATGAAAGTCAGGTGGTTCATATCAGGTGGACTAAATCAATCTCTGCTATGTACACTAGGCactctgattttcatttctcttttcaaattttaatttagtttatttCTAACAGTTCATGGTTCAAAATCTGAACAAGGTTTGAATACAGTTCAATATTCAAAGTCTCCCTCCAATGCTGCCAGCTTCTTGAATATTCGTCTAAAGATCATTCTTCGCAAGTATGAACAAATAAAACCCagcacttttaaatttttaattaaattttaagaaaaaaattaataaaagttaaatatttttaaaggttacttttcatttacagttattaccaATCTCCTAACAGTTAGGCACAGATCAAATCCATCCTGGCAACACCACTGAATGTTTCAGCTATGTACTTCTAAATATAAAGAATTCCAACTTTTGGCACCATCTTTCATCGAAGATTTTTTTCAGCTACTTGGAATCACACTCCCTTTAAAACAGATGaacaaggaaaagcaaacaaacctcACCCTTTTGACTCATCTTGTGACTCAGAGATACTGTTTTTCATGTTTTGCCAAGTTGAGACTCATGctatttttccactttttgtaAGGATACCTCTGGGAGGAACTATCTTTTCTAGTAGTTCAAAGTTCCtacatatttaatttaaactATACTATACAAAGTATTATAACAGATAATCTTATAATCATAAATATGTATGCCtctaaaaattaagatattaaaaaCAGATCTTTTAGTCTGAGTTTCTAAAATACAGCTACTACTATGGAATGTTAACACAGAAAGGAACCAAATTAAATTATTGAGACCTTACCCAGATCAATGCACCCTTGAATATACTCAGGAATAAATGTGCATTCTAGATGGTTACTTATTTAAAGAAGTTATTTCAAGAATCTTATTAGTATTAAcacataaaataattaagaagttGCTTTCAGAGATCTCATGATGCTACTCTAAGTTTAAATGAGTATTTCTAATTGGACATAATAACactaaagaatatataatattaatacatagaAGGTTGCTTATCTATTCATCACTGTCTCAGATAAAGAAATACCaacaatttattatatatatatttttttctcatttagaaaGAAGAATATAAGAGATTCCCAACAGTAGCAAAGAGATGTAGGCCTTCAAGCACTGTTattactaaacacacacacacacacacacacgcgcgcgcgcgcgcacactaAGCTGCTACTTCACTGTTAGGTGGTTTTGAGGTTTCTCAgaatgtaaaggaaaagaaataagcaGAATGGTAGAAAAACAAACTTTCCTCAAATTTTAGCCAATTCTCAAAATTTGTATAATagtaataaagaacaaaaaactaGTCCTTCAAAAAATTCTAACAGccactttataaataatttattacctATTGGTTTGTTAAtgacttaaaaacaaagcaagtCTATCAAATCCTTCGAACAATAATagttattttcaaagaaacaacCAAATGTGATGTGGTATCCTGAACAgaatcttggaaaagaaaaaatttttcaaagtCCCCTTTTTTTCCCACTAAAATATAGAGCTTACAATGTTGTAACAATGATTAATTTCTCGATTTTGATAACAATAATTGCATTTCAAGTCTGTGAAATGTTAACATCAGAAGCAGCTGGGTGTGTGATAACTGAGACTTCtattatttttgcaacttcttgGTAATTTTTCCTTAAGTCTCCTCCAATTTGTGACAACTCAATTTTTATCTTGTCTTTCATAACTTTGAAACTTTTGATGcagtattttgtaaaatgtcctCCAGCATGaattgctgggtttttttttttcatgattagaaTGCATTTGGGGCAAGAATACAGTAGAAATAATGTGCCCTTCTGACTTCATCATTGTCAAGGGTGGCCAGAGGGGTTTCTGTCAGATTTCTCCACTATAAATCTACTATTTTTCCCTTTGCATCGAAAAATAGTGGGAGGAGTACTCGAGACTATTCAAATATCCTATTTTCTCCTCAAACTCTGATCTAAATTTAGCACCATCTTAGGTAGGTCttgtttgtaaaattttatttctgtggtattgCTTAATAATTTGTTCCCTCGTTATTAACTAGGTTGTTAACTGTCAAAAAAGACTACCATATGATTAAAGCCTTACAGTATTGTCAATAGAAGCTATTGGGTAGGTTTTCAACATAAAGACtagtttaaaagttttaaagtctTCTGTAAAATTCAGTCTACAAGAGTAATGACTCTATTTCCAATGTTATCCcaaataagaaatcaaaaccaCCAGGGGGCGCAGAAGAGAACATTACAGATAAAAACCTTCATAagcagctccatggactataaagaaagctgagcattgaagaattgatgttttcgaactgttgtgttggaaaagactcttcagagtcccttggactgcaaggagattcaaccagtccatcctaaaggaaatcagtcctgaaaattcattggaaggactgatgatgaagctgcaACTCcgatattttggctacctgatgcgaggtactgacttatttgaaaagaccctaatgctgagaaagattgaaggtgggaagagaaggggacaacagaggatgagatggttagatggcatcactgactcaatggacgtgagtttgagtaagctctgggagttggtgatggacaggga is part of the Bos indicus isolate NIAB-ARS_2022 breed Sahiwal x Tharparkar chromosome 11, NIAB-ARS_B.indTharparkar_mat_pri_1.0, whole genome shotgun sequence genome and harbors:
- the PPP3R1 gene encoding calcineurin subunit B type 1, with translation MGNEASYPLEMCSHFDADEIKRLGKRFKKLDLDNSGSLSVEEFMSLPELQQNPLVQRVIDIFDTDGNGEVDFKEFIEGVSQFSVKGDKEQKLRFAFRIYDMDKDGYISNGELFQVLKMMVGNNLKDTQLQQIVDKTIINADKDGDGRISFEEFCAVVGGLDIHKKMVVDV